One Fibrobacter sp. UWH4 genomic region harbors:
- a CDS encoding AzlC family ABC transporter permease: MKFSNGVKDGLPIGLGYFAVSFSFGIAGSKLLSWPLVTFISMTNLTSAGQFAGLQIMSDAAGTFIEMALATFFINLRYSLMAISLSQKVAPSFGVGKRLMLATGITDEIYALAVSQSEPVTARYFAGLMVLPYIGWSSGTMCGAICGEILPAIVTNALGVALYGMFVAIVVPQMKAHRPTLVAVLIAIACSLAFKYVPALNGVTVGFAIIICALVASLIGAALFPVKDDSDDLEQTKGDA; this comes from the coding sequence ATGAAGTTTTCAAATGGTGTAAAAGACGGTCTGCCGATAGGCCTCGGCTATTTCGCCGTCTCGTTCTCGTTCGGGATAGCCGGTTCAAAACTGTTGAGTTGGCCACTGGTCACTTTTATCTCGATGACGAACTTGACCTCGGCAGGGCAGTTCGCCGGGCTCCAGATTATGTCCGATGCGGCGGGAACCTTTATCGAAATGGCGCTCGCCACGTTCTTTATCAACCTGCGGTATAGCCTGATGGCTATTTCGCTGTCGCAGAAGGTTGCGCCCTCGTTCGGTGTCGGGAAACGCCTCATGCTGGCGACGGGAATCACCGATGAAATCTACGCCCTTGCCGTAAGCCAGAGCGAACCTGTGACGGCGCGCTATTTTGCGGGGCTCATGGTGCTGCCGTATATCGGCTGGTCTTCGGGGACGATGTGCGGGGCCATTTGCGGTGAAATTCTTCCGGCGATTGTGACGAATGCCCTGGGCGTCGCCCTTTACGGAATGTTCGTGGCGATCGTTGTCCCGCAGATGAAGGCGCACCGCCCGACTTTAGTTGCCGTCCTGATTGCGATCGCCTGCAGTCTTGCTTTCAAGTATGTCCCGGCGTTGAACGGGGTGACGGTCGGCTTTGCGATTATCATTTGCGCACTGGTGGCATCCCTTATCGGGGCGGCCCTCTTTCCGGTCAAGGATGATTCCGATGATCTTGAACAAACGAAGGGGGATGCATGA
- a CDS encoding AzlD domain-containing protein, whose translation MNLRDYALFLLVMAGVTYLLRAFPFVLLKGKIKSRFWRSFLAYVPYTVLAAMTVPAIFYSTDSKFSGACALLTAVVASLFGLGLVGVAVVACLTVLGVDGISMLL comes from the coding sequence ATGAACCTGAGAGATTACGCTTTGTTCCTGCTGGTGATGGCGGGTGTGACGTATCTGTTACGTGCGTTTCCGTTTGTTCTCTTGAAGGGTAAAATCAAGAGCCGCTTCTGGCGTTCGTTCCTCGCTTATGTTCCCTATACGGTGCTTGCCGCGATGACGGTGCCTGCGATATTCTATTCGACCGACAGCAAGTTCTCGGGGGCGTGTGCCCTGCTGACGGCGGTGGTTGCTTCGCTGTTCGGGCTTGGGCTGGTGGGTGTTGCCGTGGTCGCCTGCCTGACGGTCCTCGGTGTCGACGGCATCTCGATGCTGCTCTAG